In Peromyscus maniculatus bairdii isolate BWxNUB_F1_BW_parent chromosome 21, HU_Pman_BW_mat_3.1, whole genome shotgun sequence, one DNA window encodes the following:
- the Polr1h gene encoding DNA-directed RNA polymerase I subunit RPA12 translates to MELTSPCSSFQSDLDFCPDCGSVLPLPGAQDTVVCPRCGFSIDVRDFEGKVVKTSVVFHKLGAAIPTSVDEGPESQGPVVDRRCPRCGHEGMAYHTRQMRSADEGQTVFYTCINCKFQEKEDS, encoded by the exons ATGGAGCTGACCAGCCCCTGCTCCAGCTTTCAATCAGACTTGGATTTCTGCCCAGATTGCGGCTCTGTGCTGCCGCTGCCTGGAGCTCAGGATACAGTCGTCTGCCCTCGCTGCGGCTTCTCCATAGACGTGCGAG ATTTCGAAGGGAAAGTTGTGAAGACCTCAGTTGTGTTCCACAAACTGGGGGCAGCCATACCTACGTCTGTGGACGAGGGACCTGAATCCCAGGGACCAGTG GTTGACAGGCGCTGCCCTCGATGTGGTCATGAGGGAATGGCATACCACACCAGACAGATGCGATCAGCCGATGAAGGACAGACTGTCTTCTATACCTGTATCAATTGCAA
- the LOC102906279 gene encoding RNA polymerase I subunit H-like — protein MLYVLIEAQRAWLDKVQKDSELTKRETRVISEDKRGFETDQSGLGVLRPPLTKEPVPPLFQSQIQDSEWFTLSPKERLAWAKASRDPRIAEGQQSPLEKRLLSLGGVHTTAARHLVTQKCREESRELCREQAHSLDYWLAKAESYYNKKIVEMMKREDTGGETKVAVEEETPPSTEGQKVRYWVPEREKKQIERHILRTGQAREFKNKTWRQTRLLSEITLPKIVPEKTIIPKAERRRQVTERELLQIKGHQERMIRGRELLEQRLKERILRKSQSQIPPPERRGRVKKESKEFEKVVAYPLFQPSSTSRIKVDILREKSPDKEKVGTIIKPCGRRFLAVPPFLRTQIGKIKDQ, from the exons atgcTGTATGTGCTGATAGAGGCACAAAGGGCCTGGCTGGACAAAGTGCAGAAAGACAGTGAACTGACAAAGCGAGAGACTAGAGTTATCTCCGAAGACAAAAGAGGCTTTGAGACCGATCAGTCTGGTTTGGGAGTCCTTAGGCCACCCCTAACCAAAGAGCCTGTTCCTCCCCTCTTTCAGTCCCAAATACAAGATTCTGAGTGGTTCACATTGAGTCCAAAGGAGAG ATTGGCTTGGGCAAAAGCATCCAGAGACCCTAGGATTGCAGAAGGTCAACAGTCTCCACTGGAGAAAAGGCTCCTG AGTCTTGGTGGTGTGCATACGACAGCAGCAAGACACTTGGTAACCCAGAAATGCCGGGAGGAGAGCAGAGAACTCTGCAGGGAGCAAGCTCACTCTCTTGACTACTGGCTTGCGAAAGCTGAGTCTTACTACAATAAGAAAATTGTGGAGATGATGAAAAGAGAGGACACCGGCGGAGAAACAAAGGTGGCAGTGGAAGAGGAAACACCACCAAGCACAGAGGGACAAAAAGTGCGGTATTGGGTgcctgagagagagaagaaacaaatagaaaGGCACATCCTTAGAACAGGCCAGGCCAGAGAATTTAAGAATAAAACCTGGAGACAGACACGACTCCTCAGTGAAATAACACTACCCAAAATTGTGCCAGAAAAGACTATCATCccgaaagcagagagaagaaggcaggtGACAGAGAGAGAACTGCTCCAAATCAAAGGCCATCAGGAACGCATGATTCGAGGGAGGGAACTTCTAGAGCAAAGACTCAAAGAAAGAATCTTGAGAAAAAGCCAGAGCCAGATTCCACCACCTGAGAGGCGTGGTCGAGTGAAGAAGGAGAGCAAAGAGTTTGAAAAGGTTGTTGCATACCCTCTTTTCCAGCCATCCAGTACCAGTCGGATTAAAGTGGatattcttagggaaaaatctcCAGACAAAGAGAAAGTGGGCACAATTATAAAACCTTGTGGAAGGAGATTCTTGGCTGTGCCACCCTTTTTGAGAActcaaataggaaaaataaaggaTCAGTAA